The sequence ggccgtaataatggccttgatagggctgggcattgagtcaaacagagcttggatggtgtgtacaggtacagtttcccttgcagcttcaacactataccacagttcttcaagagtattgactggcgtattgcgacgagccagttgctcggccaccattgaccagacgttctgaatcggtgaaagatctggagaatgtgctggccagggcagcagtcggacattttctgtatccagaaaggacggtACAGGACCTGGtagatgcggtcgtgcagtatcctgctgaaatgtaggttttcgcaggaatcgaatgaagggtagagccacgggtcgtaacacatctgaaatgtaacgtccactgttcaaagtgccgtctatgctaacgagaggtgacggagacgtgtaaccaatggcaccccataccatcacgccgggccatacgccagtatggcgatgacgaatacacgcttccaatgtgcgtttaccgcgatgtcgccgaacacggatccgaccatcatgatgctgtaaacagaacttggattcatccggaaaaattacgttttcccattcgtgcacccaggttcgtctttgagtacaccatcgcaggcgctcctgtctgtgatgcagcgtcaagggtaaccgcagccacggtcaccgagctgatagtccatgctgttgcaaacgtcgtcgaactcttcgtgcagatggttgttgtcttgcaaacgtctccatctgttgactcagggatcgagacgtggctgcacgatccgttacagccattcggataagatgcctgtcagtgatacgaagccgttgggatccagtacggcgttccgtattaccctcctgaacccttcgattgcatattctgctaagagtcattggatctcgaccaacgcgagcagcaatgtggcgatacggtaaaccgcaatcgcgatagcctacaatccaacctttatcaaagtcggaaacgtgctggtatgcatttctcctgcttacacgaggcatcacaataacgtttcaccaggcaacgccggtcaagtgctgtttgtgtatgagaattcggttggaaactttcctcatgtctgtccgcagctcgttgtcgtcgcttcccgcgcccgggctcccgggttcgattgccggcggggtcagggattttctctacctcatgatggctgggtgttgtgtgctgtacttaggttagttaggtttaagtagttctacgttctaggggactgatgacaatggatgttaagtcccatagtgctcagtgcctttttttttcctcagttcagcacgttgtaggtgtcgccaccggcgccaacctttcgtgaatgctctgaaaagctaatcattttcatatcacatcatcttcttcctgtcgattaaatttcacctctgtagcacgtcatcttcgtggtgtagcagttttaatggccagtagtgtactctctccacctatccgTTCGTTCTGTATAAGAAGTCGCTCCATTGCCAGTAGGGAGTAACTAGATAAGAAACCCGCTGGTCTTTGTGTACTAGTGTGTACGGCGCCTTACTTGTTGGGTGACGCGGCGCCTCTTACCCGCCACAGgcgtcgccgcctccgccgccggcgCCGTCGACGTCTGCGCAGCACGCGACCGCCAGCATGGCGGCGTCGCTGTTCGCCGAGCTGCTGGAGGCGGAGCCGGCGGCGGCGCCGCGCTGGGGGCTGGGGGGCGGCCTGGAGGCGGCCGGGGGCGGCCTGCTGctgcaccaccaccagcaccaacaCCAGCACCACCCGCACCACCAGGCGGCCGCCGCTGGAGCCAGCTGGCAGGAGCGCTGCCTGGAGCTGCAGCTGGAGCTGCACCGCTGCCGCGCCGACGCCGACCGCGTGCGCCACGCCCTCAGCGACCAGGTGGGTGCAACTAGCTAACGTCAGCCCTGTGGAACGTCCAGGGAGCAGTAACGACAACCGTATAGCGGAGCTGCTGAGCCGCAGTCACGCacaacaaaacttcctggcagattataactgagtgccgggccgagactcgaactcgggacctttgcctccgcaatatcctttcttccaggagtgctagttctgcatggtccgcaggagagcttctgtgaagtttggaaggtaggagacgaggtattggcagaagtaaagctgtgaggacagggcgtgagtcgtgcttgggtagctcagtcggtagagcacttgcccgcgtaaggcaagtctcggcctggcacacagtttcaatctgccagaaaatttcttatcagcgcacactccgctgcagagtgaaaatctcattctggaacaaaaTGACTGTCAAACATAGCGGTCTAAACCGCCatgcacggttcgcgcagctcccccgtcacaggttcgagtcctccctcaactacatctacatacatactccgcaatccaccatacgctgcgtggcggagggtacctcgtactacaactagctcttctctccctgttccactcaaaaacagaacgagggaaaaatgactgcctatatgcctctgtacgagccctaatctctcttatcttatctttgtggtctctccgcgaaatataagttggaggcattaaaattgtactgcagtcagcctcaaatgctggttctctaaatttcctcaatagcgattcacgaaaagaaggcgtcctttcctccagagactcaaacccgagttcctgaagcatttctgtaacactctcgagatgatcaaacctaccagtaacaaatctagcagcccgcctccgaattgattctatgtcctccctcaatccgacctgatagggaacccaaacactcgagcagtactcaagaataggtcgtattagtgttttataagcggtctccttttcagatgaaccacatcttcccaaaattctaccaatgaaccgaagacgattgtccgccttccccacaagtgccactacatgcttgtcccacttcatatcgttccgcaatattacgcccaaatatttaatcgacgtgactgtgtcaagggttgcactactaatggagtattcaaacattacgggatcctTTTTGcaattcatccgcattaatttacatttatctatatctagagttagctgctttacaccaatcacaaatcctgtccaagtcatcttgtatcctcctacagtcactcaacggcgacacctccccgtacaccacagcatcatcagcaaacagccgcacactgctatccaccctatccaaaagatcatttatgtagctagataacaacagcggacctatcac is a genomic window of Schistocerca gregaria isolate iqSchGreg1 chromosome 9, iqSchGreg1.2, whole genome shotgun sequence containing:
- the LOC126291490 gene encoding uncharacterized protein LOC126291490, whose translation is MAEDRRRLSQTLDPLARLAELTVGGGGGSASGSAPGSAPASPRLLPRRSRLRAGSPPPQPPPRPHHLHHHQHHQQHHHHHPLLQQMSLPLPLSASPPPPPAPSTSAQHATASMAASLFAELLEAEPAAAPRWGLGGGLEAAGGGLLLHHHQHQHQHHPHHQAAAAGASWQERCLELQLELHRCRADADRVRHALSDQVGATS